From the genome of Acidobacteriota bacterium, one region includes:
- a CDS encoding polyprenyl synthetase family protein, with amino-acid sequence MTRLGEVSSRHGQDALADQLLSLAAFVHTDLETVEQSLAQIERPATLVGDSGRHLLGLAGKRLRPLCVALAARIGNGFTPQALDLAVAVELVHNATLLHDDVVDLAMSRRGSVTARAEYGNAASIFAGDWLLVEALRRVHRTGIPGRLESLLATIEEMIFAESLQLENRGRFDSGRQVYFRVAEGKTAALFRWAMYSGGLAGELEEKQCLALDTFGRHLGIAFQITDDLLDLTGDETETGKSLFTDLQEGKMTYPLILAVERDPELRPLLENIAGRSPEDEPDLELCRQVLTALRETGASESCRELASRRAAEAADCLQVLPEGRATRALSVVAEATVNRTY; translated from the coding sequence ATGACCCGCCTGGGTGAAGTTTCCAGCCGTCACGGCCAGGACGCCCTGGCGGACCAGCTGCTGAGCCTCGCCGCCTTTGTTCACACCGATCTGGAGACCGTCGAGCAAAGCCTGGCTCAGATCGAACGTCCCGCCACCCTGGTGGGCGACAGCGGCCGGCACCTGCTGGGCCTCGCCGGCAAGCGCCTGCGGCCCCTGTGCGTCGCCCTCGCTGCGCGCATCGGCAACGGCTTCACCCCCCAGGCTCTGGATCTGGCGGTGGCGGTGGAGCTGGTGCACAACGCCACCCTCCTCCACGACGACGTGGTGGACCTGGCCATGAGCCGCCGCGGCTCCGTCACCGCTCGGGCCGAATACGGCAACGCCGCCTCCATCTTCGCCGGCGACTGGCTGCTGGTGGAGGCCCTGCGGCGAGTGCACCGCACCGGCATCCCGGGACGCCTGGAAAGCCTGCTGGCGACCATCGAAGAGATGATCTTCGCCGAATCCCTGCAGCTGGAAAACCGCGGCCGCTTCGACAGCGGGCGCCAAGTCTACTTCCGGGTCGCCGAGGGCAAGACCGCCGCCCTCTTCCGCTGGGCCATGTACAGCGGCGGCCTGGCCGGCGAGCTGGAAGAGAAGCAATGCCTGGCGCTGGACACTTTCGGCCGGCACCTGGGCATTGCCTTCCAGATCACCGACGACCTCCTGGACCTCACCGGCGACGAGACCGAGACCGGTAAATCCCTCTTCACCGACCTGCAGGAGGGCAAGATGACCTATCCCCTGATCCTGGCGGTGGAGCGGGATCCGGAGCTGCGGCCCCTCCTCGAGAACATCGCCGGGCGGTCACCGGAGGACGAGCCGGACCTCGAGCTCTGCCGGCAGGTGCTCACCGCCCTGCGCGAGACCGGCGCCTCCGAGAGCTGCCGCGAGCTCGCCTCCCGGCGCGCCGCCGAAGCCGCCGATTGCCTGCAGGTGCTGCCGGAAGGCCGTGCCACCCGTGCCCTGAGCGTGGTCGCCGAAGCTACCGTCAACCGAACCTACTGA
- a CDS encoding hydroxymethylglutaryl-CoA reductase, degradative, whose protein sequence is MAEQKSVTSRISGFYKHPVNRRLQMISETGLLSETSQQYLDTGGRLDLEVADRMSENVIATHGLPLALALNFRINGRDVLVPMSVEEPSIVAAASNAARLVRLSGGFFAEASPSVMTTQIQLDEVPEAEHAVQRVMAARDDLLAAGNQAIPNMVRRGGGCRDLDVRVLDAEEGIVVVHLYVEVGNAMGANLVDTVAEAVAPRVQKLIGGRIGLRILSNLPLRRTVKVTARVSGQAVGGEELAAGIARASRFAELDPFRAVTHNKGIMNGIDAVALATGQDWRSIEAGAHAFAALGGSYKPLAVWRATEDGLEGTLEVPMAVGTVGGSTQVHPGVRTVFELMQITDAGELAEVIATAGLASNLAALKALAGEGIQRGHMRLHHRKAALMAETEAARSGQAEGERR, encoded by the coding sequence ATGGCTGAACAGAAGAGCGTCACCAGCCGAATCTCCGGCTTTTACAAGCACCCGGTCAACCGCCGGCTGCAAATGATCTCCGAAACCGGGCTGCTGTCGGAGACCTCCCAGCAATACCTGGATACCGGCGGCCGGCTGGATCTGGAGGTGGCGGACCGCATGAGCGAGAACGTCATCGCCACCCACGGCTTGCCCCTGGCGCTGGCGCTGAACTTCCGCATCAACGGCCGGGACGTCCTGGTGCCCATGTCGGTGGAAGAGCCCTCCATCGTCGCCGCGGCCTCCAACGCCGCCCGGCTGGTGCGCCTCTCCGGCGGCTTCTTCGCCGAGGCGAGCCCGTCGGTGATGACCACCCAGATCCAGCTCGACGAGGTGCCCGAAGCGGAGCACGCCGTGCAGCGGGTGATGGCGGCTCGGGACGATCTTCTGGCCGCCGGCAACCAGGCCATTCCCAACATGGTGCGCCGGGGCGGCGGTTGCCGCGACCTCGACGTGCGGGTGTTGGACGCCGAGGAGGGCATCGTGGTGGTGCACCTCTATGTCGAGGTCGGCAACGCCATGGGCGCCAATCTGGTGGACACCGTCGCCGAGGCGGTGGCACCCCGAGTACAAAAGCTCATCGGCGGCCGCATCGGCCTGCGCATCCTCTCCAACCTGCCCCTGCGGCGTACCGTCAAGGTCACCGCCCGGGTCAGCGGCCAGGCGGTGGGCGGCGAAGAGCTGGCCGCCGGCATCGCCCGCGCCAGCCGCTTCGCCGAGCTCGACCCCTTCCGCGCCGTCACCCACAACAAAGGCATCATGAACGGCATCGACGCCGTCGCCCTGGCCACCGGCCAGGATTGGCGCTCCATCGAGGCCGGCGCCCACGCCTTCGCCGCCCTCGGCGGCAGCTACAAGCCGCTGGCGGTGTGGCGCGCCACCGAGGACGGCCTGGAGGGCACCCTGGAGGTGCCCATGGCGGTGGGCACCGTCGGCGGCTCCACCCAGGTGCATCCCGGCGTCCGCACGGTCTTCGAGCTGATGCAGATCACCGACGCCGGTGAGCTGGCGGAGGTCATCGCCACCGCCGGTCTGGCTTCCAACCTGGCGGCCCTCAAGGCCCTCGCCGGCGAGGGCATCCAGCGCGGTCATATGCGCCTGCACCACCGCAAGGCGGCCCTCATGGCCGAGACCGAAGCGGCCCGCAGCGGCCAGGCCGAGGGCGAGCGCCGATGA